In Paenibacillus sp. FSL R7-0345, a single window of DNA contains:
- the deoD gene encoding purine-nucleoside phosphorylase yields MSTSQFKETPHIKPNGAEIAETILLPGDPLRAKFIAETYLENPVQFNEVRGMLGYTGTYKGKKISVMGTGMGAPSIGIYSWELINVFGVKNLIRIGSAGALQDKLNLYDIVFGMGASTNSNYASQYNLPGQYAVTASFELLEKAKKTADAQGQKVHIGNILTSDTFYNADKTAGAKWRDMGVLCIEMEAAALYLNAAQAGVNALCILTISDHIFRAEETTSEERQTSFTKMMEIALELA; encoded by the coding sequence ATGAGTACATCCCAATTTAAAGAAACCCCGCACATCAAGCCAAACGGAGCCGAAATTGCTGAGACGATTTTGCTGCCGGGAGATCCGCTGCGTGCAAAGTTTATTGCTGAAACCTATCTGGAGAATCCGGTACAATTCAACGAAGTACGGGGAATGCTCGGATATACAGGGACCTATAAAGGCAAAAAAATCTCTGTTATGGGTACAGGGATGGGCGCTCCGAGTATCGGTATTTATTCATGGGAGCTAATTAATGTATTTGGCGTGAAGAACCTGATCCGTATCGGTTCGGCTGGTGCGTTACAGGACAAGCTGAATCTGTATGATATCGTGTTTGGGATGGGAGCCTCGACCAACTCGAATTACGCTTCCCAATACAATCTGCCCGGACAATATGCCGTTACTGCTTCCTTTGAATTGCTGGAAAAAGCAAAGAAAACCGCCGATGCCCAAGGTCAGAAGGTACATATCGGTAATATCCTGACCAGTGATACTTTTTATAATGCAGACAAGACCGCAGGAGCAAAATGGAGAGATATGGGCGTACTGTGTATCGAGATGGAGGCTGCAGCGCTGTACTTAAATGCTGCTCAGGCTGGTGTCAACGCACTGTGCATCCTGACGATCAGTGACCACATTTTCCGTGCAGAGGAAACAACCTCTGAAGAACGCCAGACTTCCTTCACCAAAATGATGGAAATCGCATTAGAGCTGGCTTAA